The following proteins come from a genomic window of Megalobrama amblycephala isolate DHTTF-2021 linkage group LG1, ASM1881202v1, whole genome shotgun sequence:
- the LOC125248245 gene encoding chymotrypsin-like protease CTRL-1, with protein MKFNTALSAVGFILLITGSLSQLDVCGRAPLSNRIVGGEDVTAGSWPWQVSIHVTGVSHNCGGTLITKDWVLSAAHCFQKIDVSKVVMYFGRLRQFGSNPNETSRTASRIINHPNYNGSTFDNDIALVQLNSSVNFTDYIKPVCLAAAGSVFSAGTESWATGWGKVQSDDTQLPNTLQQVMMPIVRNSDCDNAYILINRITSNMICAGFLNQQEKSVCPGDSGGPVLSRNGSLWIQSGISSFTSKKCDDPKYPSVFARVSRYQDWIKSYMGNNTPGFVEFNVSSNSNFGSVPNLLLFSLSLTFSIIPFTFSLYLAS; from the exons GTTCACTCAGCCAGTTAGATG TTTGTGGTCGAGCCCCTCTCAGCAACAGGATTGTTGGAGGAGAGGATGTGACGGCAGGGTCTTGGCCGTGGCAAGTCAGCATTCATGTCACCGGCGTAAGCCATAACTGTGGCGGGACTCTGATCACCAAAGACTGGGTTTTATCTGCAGCTCACTGCTTCCAGAA AATTGATGTGTCTAAGGTTGTGATGTACTTCGGGCGTCTGAGACAATTCGGCTCAAACCCTAATGAGACGTCCAGGACAGCGAGTCGAATCATCAATCATCCTAACTATAACGGTTCTACTTTTGACAACGACATAGCACTGGTCCAGCTCAACTCTTCTGTGAATTTCACTGATTACATTAAACCGGTCTGTCTGGCGGCAGCTGGTAGTGTATTTTCTGCAGGTACAGAGAGCTGGGCCACTGGATGGGGCAAGGTACAATCTGACG ACACCCAGCTTCCTAATACACTGCAGCAGGTGATGATGCCCATTGTGAGAAACAGTGACTGTGATAATGCTTATATATTGATCAACAGAATCACAAGCAATATGATTTGTGCTGGATTTTTAAATCAGCAAGAGAAAAGTGTCTGTCCG GGAGACTCTGGAGGTCCAGTGCTCAGTAGGAACGGTTCCCTGTGGATTCAGTCTGGCATTTCGAGTTTTACTTCAAAAAAATGTGACGACCCCAAATATCCCAGTGTGTTCGCAAGAGTTTCTCGATACCAGGACTGGATAAAGTCTTACATGGGAAACAACACACCTGGATTTGTTGAATTCAATGTATCATCCAACTCCAACTTTGGAAGCGTACCCAACCTCCTCTTATTTTCCCTTTCTCTCACATTCTCCATCATTCCTTTCACCTTCTCCCTCTATCTTGCTTCCTAA